A segment of the Zingiber officinale cultivar Zhangliang chromosome 8B, Zo_v1.1, whole genome shotgun sequence genome:
gggggtggtaaccctaggtcctagggagtggtaatcctaggcgaaaattcagtcggtctggaggaccagactgacatcaggtacgctctcctgagtggagtaggtgaggacgcgttccctgtggagggaacagtaggcgttggttcgacctaggattttcgatcgaaaattcgaagtcagaactggacagtccgcgactgtcaaactttcatattattatgtttattgtgtgtgctaactttcttttgcaggatatgtggttggtttgtggactaacatatcttgtagggacAAAGGAGGCACTtgtgcctcagatgaacagtacccgagacgcccctccatggagcttgggggtgcctcgggtgcaaggcagaagctggctgcgcagaggagctggaggcgcgtCCATGGAGCCTGGAGACGCCCTGGACTGCTGGTTGAAGGGGCCTTCAATGGACGATgaaggcgccctcaggcggataaacAACGGGCTGCGAAGGCTTATCGACAACGTTGATGGCGTGATAGATTTTAgggtttgaggtgcctccatgaggcattggaggcaccctcaatagcCTATTTAAGAAGATCTCGACCAGCAACTTCGACAATGACTTCCAAAGCAATCCTTCTTCAGCACGCTACTCAAGAGACGATCCAGAACTGCTGTAGCAACACCCCGACGACCAGGAGATTCAAATTTCTcatttctgttgtcggtataaagttaaTTATTGCTTTACTTGTGTTACATATATGTAAACTtgcgcgattatagttgttgcccaaagtaaacgttcaacgagcgtgggccttggagtaggagtcgccctaggctccgaactaagtaaatcttggtgtctttgCTGTGTTttgtttaatttccgctgcaatTACTCGTACTTTTttgaatacgaaaagtgaaagctacgagcgctattcacccccccctctagcgcttctcgatccaacaattggtatcagagcggggtagcttcgatttggtgcaaccaccaatcaagcactttttcgtggtattttttaagtttttcggaGTTGATTAGGAATCAGTATTCTTGCCATCTTTTGATCTAGTGTTTTTTCGTAATCGtattttttctcgaagttggtgcaacaccactcgagatcgtgtaatattcttcttttaaaccgcactactaatctaggaTCAAGTCTTGGGACACGTTTCTTTTTCGTCCTTTCGTGCTAGAtcttcaatggctctccaagaaggttatagcaccgctcgcccactgctcttcaccggagacgacttcggttactggaagggccggatggaggtgtatctccagactcattttgaagtctagaTGATCATCAAAATCGGACTCGAGCTTCCAACTGATGACGACGACAAACCGATACTttgcgagaactgggatgcaaccctaatcaagaaggtagaagcaaatgcCAAAGCGACCTACACCCTCTAGTGTGgcctgacaaaggaggaactcaacagagtaggacctttctcaagtgcaaaggagttgtggcaaaagctgatcgaactacacgagggtatatcagacacaaaggtaagcaagagagaccttattttaaataaactatataacatTAAATTGTAGGAAAATGAAACGGCAAGCCAACTATACTCCCGCATACAAGACCTAttgaacggactccacgcaatcggtcaaagggtggagaacagggacattataaggtatgcactcaacgcttttcctaggaatatcttgtgggcatccatggtagatgcttacaaggtatccaaggatctctcgtcaataaagttagatgaacttttttctgaatttgaattgcatgagcaaactaatgcacgcccagccgagaagggtatagctttggttgcaggtacaagcagaaggcgcagaaccgaaccagaatcagaagaagaatcagattcggacgatgacgacgacgagctcaCGGCCGAACTTGTCAACCTGGTGAGGAAACTCTACAGAAAGAAgaggggcttcaacaagaaggatgtaAAAAAGATAatccagtccaaggaggcccaaccaaaggCAAAGTTTGAAGTGACGTGCTATgtatgcaaccaaaaggggcacatcaaggccaactgcctgaaccaaaaagatgcaaagaaacaaagaaggaagaaggccctgaaagcgacttgggacgagtcttcttcagaGGAGTCCGACGACGAGAAACTTGAGCAGACGAGTTTTCTGGCAGTGACGGCCCATACCAactcaacgaatccggaagcgaggacgaatcggaagttgagtccgagagaagccacgaatccgtatcTATTTCCGAAGGGCCGAACTCCTCTGTAAGTAAATTTCGtttgtataatttaataaattacttACTGCGTAAACTAGCTAAGTctaatgttcggatcaagtcgcttctaaaggaagtaacatcccttaaagaagtgactaataccgAATCCTTGGCTGACACTGGTCAGactagaacctcaactcaagtccaaaaacttgaggaagagaattccagtctgaaaattcaagtcaaggatttaaAGACTACATTGGAATGATTTACACTGGgtttcaagaatcttgatttAATTCTTAGAAAACAGAaagccgtatacaatcgatccggactaggatttaaagctaaaagaaaataTCAGTCTTATTTATCACTGGTTAACAAACCgaatagaaagatagtccaagcatgggttcctaagtccaacttggtcaatcaagttggacttggtcaatattaggtccccaaagatcaagtacattaccttgatagaccatatcgaggctatgatccaaggggagccaatagaaaaattatcttaataaatagataaaaaattGCTTGATACTTGTTTATTTTTTCTTGTAATAAGCATGTTTAGactaggatagattaaggacctagacataatttacacttgtttagttaaacttaggggtttcaaaagggaaattaaatatatattttctttgaaaggctctgtctagaagtggtggatgatcacatacctAAGAAGGCAtaatgcctcgccacagcctgggagccaatcttcgaaaagtatatttaattaaccaattggaaaatctaagtttaactcaaatataaattaatccttagaaataatctaaattaagataaccatctcacaaaactacataAGGTTCCTTGTTTAATAACTTAGAAtcaggtgagatggatctaggttgaacttagttTAATCTAATtgattaacttaataatttaatctaatcaattaaattaataatttaattaaattaattaacttaataatttaatctaattaattaacttaataatttaatccaattaattaacttaataatttaatctaatcaattaacttaataatttaatttaattaattaacttaataatttaatctaattacttaacttaataatttaatccgAATAATTAACTCAAtttctaattaatcaatttaagaaattaattaacttaatacttaactaaaatctaattaattaacttaactaatcgACTTAActaataaactaaataaaataaaattaattaatcatctcacaaacacccataggaataccatagttgatcatctagactgggtgagatagaacattaagttaatttcagtcaaactatcttctAAATCCATCAAATTGCcccaacactacaagaaaaaccctcataaacatcggtggaacaacaacgattttaagcaaaaatcgatgtctttgagtattttacaccgatttttctaaaaatcggtgtctataaacgtagattttcgctcatagacatcgatttttaagccgatgtctatgagcgcctttttttcgttaatagacaccgattttaatagtgatttttaaaatccggtgtctatgataaaataaaataatataattttcccaccaatacttagccgaaatttgcaacacttcactcttccctctaaacctaaacctatatcgcgctgtCCACCGTATATCgtcgcctcatctccctcttccccttcctagatcgacgccccttcctctcccgatcaggatcaacacaggacgtccttgcttctccgtccaaccacaccgcatctcctccaactcctcccatTGGGTGAGAAGAGGCTGCCTGTGTGGCTTGGAGTCATCGTCGGGTGGCTAGAAGTCGCCCTCCTCCACTCTTCCTCGATCCCATATCTGGTAACCTCGATTCCTCATCTCCTTCTTCTGATTTGATCCCTCCTTGTCGATCCTCGCGTGGCCAGGACTGATCGGAGCTCCTTGCTCGCTGATTTTGCTGCTCGCGGTAGGATTCGGCGCTGCCTCCAGGTGTGTTATCAACTAATCGGTCGACATGGTGAGGGGGAAGACACAGATGAGGAGGATAGAGAACCTGACCAGCCGGCAGGTGACCTTTTCCAAGCACCGGAGAGGCCTTTTGAAGAAGGCCTTTGAGCTCTCTGTGCTAGATTAAAAAGGGGCATTGTGTCCTGGGAACCCTAAGATACTCCCGATATGGGTTTAGGGTTGCTGCACTTCGATGGTTGCATCGTCGACGACGATGGACGACCCCTGCTGGAATCCGACGACGGCGAGGAGCTGACGCATGTTGAGCCTGGCGTCGCCGTCGCCCTCGGTTCCCGACCCATGGAGTCGCCTGGAACTCTCTACGTCAGCTCAAGGTATCAGTGCCACACTCACTCAGTTTCTTGCTTCTTGTCTTCTCTCAGATGTGAGTGGATCCTGCAGGAGGGTGATTTGGCTGAGCGACGCCGACAAAGGGAAAGGGTATGCGGTGGATTTCTTGTCGTTGTCCCTCCACGCTGTGTCAAGGGACCTGGAGACCTACCCCTTTCCTTGCATCTATACTCAGGTATTTGATCTATGACTGAGTTTGGGGAGGTTCTACCTAAACTTCTATTGAATCCAAAGGATCAAAATTACAAAACgtaacttttttttcttttttgtttatcTTGAACATTAGAAAGCTTTCTGTGTTTTTTTGGAGAATTCATTGTGGTGCTCGATAATGCGCTATTTTCCCTCACTGATTGGTAAACTTGAACTTTTGTTGCCTCTgacttgaattttctaagcatgaaTTAAGGGGCTACCGGTAAGCTGTTTCTTGGATAGCTACATGTTGGTGCTTGAGGTTGCCTATTTGAGTTGGTGATTACTAGCTGAGAATGGTCCTTTATAGTAATAATGTCCTGAAGGATTTGAATTATTTGAGGGGTAAATTTGAGTTACACCATTGAGGATAGTCAGATTGGCTGATGGCTCCTGTGCTATTTTTTGCTTTATTGCTTATGTACTATTTGCTGGATTCTTCATCAGATCGAGATAGGCGACGAAGATGAAGAGTCTGAAAGCTCAGATTCAGAAAGTAATGATGATTTGGAATTGTCAAAAGTCACTGAAATGAGACTTCTTCCTTCATATGCTAGAAAGTGTATCCTTGCTATCATGCATGCCTCATATTGTTTTCATTTGTGGCAAGTTCATTGATTGATGCATTTTCATGTATAAAGTAGGCGTTGCTGAATCTTTTATGGTCAACTTTCtatttaatgctattatgagtgtgtttgtcAAAGTAGGAAAGAATCTGATGGAGTTAGCATTGCTTCATCATGGATTTTAGTTATGGCATAATAATACAATTATGAATGTCATCTTATCTTATTGTTCTGATTATCCTGCAAGTTCATTGCATCGATCTTTAACTCATTGATTGCATATTCTGGGACTGTGTTTGTCTTCTTATCAAGTCTCATCTTTCACTAAGAGAAAAATCTCTATGCTTTTTATATGGTTGTTAAGTTCAGATCATCCTTGCATGttgctttttttttccttttcttgatACTGAAAAAACCTTAGAATTTGGGTTTGGTCAATTGTTTCTTTCATATTCTGTATCTtggtaatataaaaatattacataCTGGGTAATCATATGTTGTACAATGTTGATCTACAATGCTAGTAGTAGTTATGTTTGTGAATCATGTTGTTAGTGTGTAGAGTGTACCAAGCAGTGATTTAGCTCTCTTCCGATTGATTTGCAACATCATGGTAATTAGTATATTCGATCCTTAAAACATTTTACTGTGCTCAAGACCAAAGGAGGCAGTAAATTTTTGTACTTGTTAATGTTAATTTGAAGAAAATATTAATAGTAAGCCATTTGGAAATTATGAATGGAAAAACGTTAGAATCGTTTATAATGCATTTTTAGAAAATGAGAATATCATATACAATAAAACATTGGTATCATATACAATTAAACATTGGTCCTTGCATATTCCCAAGATATGTTAATGTCGTAGACAACATTCCATAGCTTTCTACTTATATTTCCTTCTAACAACTCAAAAAAACCTTTTAACAGATTCTGTTGATTCAATTGTTCATGTTCCttgtgtaacaacccaaatttcctcattacaagtTTTAATagtagttaaaaaatattttaaaatactttataaatattctagagatttttagaaatttttagagtatttttatgcaatatttggagttcgtttggtatttttaccaaaagaaacaagttgcaaaaaaataaaaagataagccaagattcgaaccagagacctccggttaagcaaagcctttagTTGTCTCGGCTAACCAggtgcccaagcgggcgttgctgattaaaggaagagtgaaatttatttaaatagtagttaataaacagaaaataaataggaataaaagggattcggttgaggttcgaacccgcgacctccaacCCAAATCTTAAGCGAAGCgcgatagccaagtgcccaagcgagcggtgttgtttagaaaagatagcggaaatattttaagtagtagtagttaaacaaaaaatattaagtataaaagagttgcggccaagattcgaacccgcaacctccgacCCGGTCCACACCTTAAGCAAAGCGCAATGACCAAGCGCCCAAGCGGGCGGTGCTGAGCAAATATCGAGCggaaataatttaaaggatagttagttaacagaatatgggaGTTATAAAAAGGGGATAAGTTGGGGTGATGTTGCCGTGACCTAAACCTTTTCCCAATCTTCCTATCGCGCGACGTCGGTCTTAGCTCGGGCGAAAGCGCAAGGAGGAGTTAAGGCATCGTCTTCGGTGGTCGACCAAGGTTCAATCCGAGGGATTCTTCACGCGGTTGCGACTTTTCCGGCAAGGTGAACGCGTAGGCACAAGAGGAGGCCGAAAAGCTCGagctaaccggaaaccctagagctcttattctcggttgtgagtccaagaagcaaggtaagtgcttcctcacctgcagtagagtagtttcggattcatgtgagcttcttcttcttgattttcaTAGCAAGTTTGTAAGGAGGATCGTTTTGTGCTTGTTGCCATGAAATTTAGTTCAAATTGTTTAGAGTTTATAGTAACATTTCAGCAAGTTTAACTTGGTATTGTGCAatggaaaagaaagtaaaagcagCTCCTTTTGAAGTTCTGTGGATTTCGGATGGTGCTATAAAGGGGGCACGGATAGTTTTCCTTTagggtttatagtgcagatttttggtggaacttgtagtgcagatttttggtggaatttatagtgcagattttttgtgaaaCTTATAGtgtagtttctttttttttaaaaaaaagattatagtgcagtttggttaagtattatagtgtagaatttatgtttgcatagtatgcagaaattgtgtatcatagaatgcagaatcttgattagtatagtatgcagatttagttttcagtttgtgattttagcttagtattccagtttagatcatgttgtaacatgcttaaagatctctattgctctatacaagtataagctttacataggtattaagctttaacagatttttagtgtggaatagctatgtgtagcattatagattttgatttgtttagcattgcagattttgaattgtttagcatggcagttttgatggtttagcattggaagatccaattagatctctagtagcttaattagatttgcaaattttattaagtttacaagtgttagcatttcattctacaattcttataaatatcatgcttagtcttgcttcagtttatatgggactatggtccaatgggtgggctcacatagtcgcccctaggttcagataacctagctctaggttcagataacctagtaagagtgagataagataaatcaacttatgaatcagtattttacttttatcagtgacactgtgctggactcttagttgtccttgggttgggctcccatagtcgtccctaggtttagataacctagtaaaccctactagattcgggactagctacctcgggtctagttagggatgcgcgcatagcaagtacagttgtcgggcccatcagcagcatgattattatttttacctattatgaaaatagttttcaaaacttcacaaatcagttacgtgaatacagttcagattcagcattagcctagcgtcagtttagctcagcttatgtatcagttcagttaaacttattattctgaagtataaaagtataagttttgaataagtgaaataagctttacatgtttagcatttcagcatgtcttgtttcttttgctattagatgagcatgtgtagtatttcctttaaagcattcagttttatatttattttattcacatgcatattcgagttttgtgagttagatagcgcttactaagcaattttacttataattgcatttcctcttactgcagataaaggaaaggaaaagttatagcaaaggaaggcgacaaggaggtgcggatggatgtatgatgcctggactatagaagccttgggattttgcataagaatttattaagattgccatgtatttagaattctttcatttaaattgttatgcacattagacctattatctgagttgtacaattgttgcatgcatgttcagattaatacatatatttcagcatgtttagatcgatgtatagttttagttgtgttcatatgctggagtagaatgtagagataagttgtttatgttttccgctgctatcagttgcatgtttagagagtttatgtattgataattacatgtgtgcaatattagttaagataagttagtagtccagtagcgctccaccctcccagactagtagtgaggagggtggggtgttagaCCTTGAATAATGCTTAATGTATATTTATTTATCAAGTGATGAAGAAGCTTATGACTAGTctgtttcacttttttttttttgtttcccaaGCAAAaggtatgttattattattattaaagtcaTAAACCGTGTTCTTTTTGTCTGTTGTTCTTCATCAAGCAGGATGGACTGCAAGCACATTTATGAGAAGGAACCAGTAATCCACTACATAAGCACAAAGAAACCACATCCTCGATGCCCAGTTGCAGGTAAGTGCCCTATCTATTGCAGTTGATCTTTCGTTGTTGATCTTTTTGCTCATTACAACTACATTCAATCAGGTTGCCTAAAAATTCTCCAAGTTGGACGGGTTGTATGCGACGCCTTGCTTACAATAGAAATTGATGAAATGCATTTGGCATCAGCTACAAACATAAAGTCAACAATGGTAGAAGATTTTTATAGAAGTTGACCGAAAATGACAACACTGCTCCCTGCAACTATAAGCTTGATATAATTTTTCAAGGTGATTTAGCCCCTGTCGGTGATTTGTCATCAGCCAATGCGATTTAGGCATCATAGTTAAttatcttttgatgttgtaagaagaatatttgtgtaatttgtggatacggacttgatgtgtacaatatctattatctttttatattgtaagaataatatttatgtgttggttacatggatattgacttggtgtgtttagatacaccaatgtataataatattaactaaattttgtactattaaaatgttgtataatatcgatttttcactatttcagaaatcgaatcggcgtcgttaaacaatattgatattacatcgattttccaccgctgccaaaactggtgttattaacatataatattacatcaattttacaccgttgatgaaacggtgtcgttaagtgatactacaccggttaataaccgattcgaacaccggtgttgttaagtgatactacaccggttttaacccgatgtctaaaatgacaaaccttttacatcgccttcatagacatcggtcgaaaatgtaatagacaccggtagaaaaccgatgtctatgagggtttttgttgtagtgcaaatCAAAATACttttatgtaggaacataaagaattggatcaatggatgctagatagtggatgctccaggcacatgattggagacagactgaaattcactaaactgaaactcaagaacctagggtcggTTGCGTTCGACAACAACGgaacccttaaggtaatcggaataggtaatatccaattaaattctaatttttatattcgaaaaatgttattagttgaacaatttagttttaatttactcagtattagccagttatgtgactcaggata
Coding sequences within it:
- the LOC122013577 gene encoding chloride conductance regulatory protein ICln-like; its protein translation is MGLGLLHFDGCIVDDDGRPLLESDDGEELTHVEPGVAVALGSRPMESPGTLYVSSRRVIWLSDADKGKGYAVDFLSLSLHAVSRDLETYPFPCIYTQIEIGDEDEESESSDSESNDDLELSKVTEMRLLPSYARKCILAIMHASYCFHLWQVH